TTACCAGTGAAAGCGTTACCGAAGGCCATCCGGACAAAATGGCAGATCAGATTTCCGATTCGATTCTCGATGCGATGTTGACTCAGGATGAAGATTCGAGAGTTGCAGTTGAGACTCTTCTTGCAACAGGCGTTGTCGTAGTTGCCGGAGAGGTAAGTACTAAAGCTTACGTTGATATTCCCAGAGTAGTTAGAGAGACGATTCTCGATATCGGATACAACCGGGCTAAGTATGGCTTTGACGGAGAGACCTGCGCCGTCCTTACGAGTATTGACGAGCAGTCCCCGGATATAGCTCTGGGAGTAAACAAATCCTTTGAAGCGAAGAAAAATGATTCCGATAGATATGCCCTGATAGGAGCGGGAGATCAGGGCATGATGTTCGGTTATGCGACAGACGAGACTCCAGAAATGATGCCGTTGCCGATAGTTCTTGCTCATAGATTGGCACGAAGGCTCAGCAAAGTAAGAAAAGACAACAGTGTTCATGGCTTCAGGCCTGACGGAAAGACCCAGGTTACCGTCAAGTATCAGGACGGCAAGCCTGTCGGAGTAACAGCGATTGTGGTATCGACTCAGCATGATCCCGATTTGACTGCAGAGGCGATAGAAAGACTTGTAGTCGACAACGTAGTCTCTCCAGAAATCGACCACGAACTACTTCTTGAAGGGGTGGAAATTTTCGTGAATCCGACGGGTCGATTTGTCAGGGGCGGTCCTTCAGCCGATACTGGCTTGACTGGCAGGAAGATCATCGTTGATACTTACGGAGGTTGGACTCCTCACGGCGGGGGAGCCTTCAGCGGAAAGGACCCCACGAAGGTCGATAGATCGGCTCATTATATGGCAAGATATGCCGCAAAGAATATTGTGGCCGCCGGACTTGCAGAACGCGTAACTCTTCAGCTCGCGTATGCTATTGGAGTTGCCAAACCCGTATCCTTTATGATAGATGCTCACGATACGGAGAAGATCGATCTCGAAAAGCTTAAGAAAGCCGTCCTGAAGGTTTTTGACTTCAGACCGGCCGCTATTATCGACAGGCTTAACCTTAAACGTCCTATTTACAGGCAGACGGCTGCCTATGGACATTTCGGCAGGATAGACATTAAACTGCCGTGGGAAGAGATCGACGCCGTTGACCAATTGAAGAAAGCAGTGGATTGATGATACAATTAACGGGTAAATCTCGAAAGGAGGAGAAGTGATAAGTGCCTAACAATGCATCAGCAAAGAAGAGAGTAAAACAGACGGCCAAAAGAACAGTAATGAACAGGGCCGCTAGAACGAAATTCAGAAATGCTTCCAAGAAGCTATATAAGGCGATGGAAGAGGGTGAAGATCCACAGGCCGTTT
This portion of the Mesotoga infera genome encodes:
- a CDS encoding methionine adenosyltransferase yields the protein MKTWLFTSESVTEGHPDKMADQISDSILDAMLTQDEDSRVAVETLLATGVVVVAGEVSTKAYVDIPRVVRETILDIGYNRAKYGFDGETCAVLTSIDEQSPDIALGVNKSFEAKKNDSDRYALIGAGDQGMMFGYATDETPEMMPLPIVLAHRLARRLSKVRKDNSVHGFRPDGKTQVTVKYQDGKPVGVTAIVVSTQHDPDLTAEAIERLVVDNVVSPEIDHELLLEGVEIFVNPTGRFVRGGPSADTGLTGRKIIVDTYGGWTPHGGGAFSGKDPTKVDRSAHYMARYAAKNIVAAGLAERVTLQLAYAIGVAKPVSFMIDAHDTEKIDLEKLKKAVLKVFDFRPAAIIDRLNLKRPIYRQTAAYGHFGRIDIKLPWEEIDAVDQLKKAVD
- a CDS encoding 30S ribosomal protein S20, coding for MPNNASAKKRVKQTAKRTVMNRAARTKFRNASKKLYKAMEEGEDPQAVSSMLSEVYSTLDRAAKSGTIHRNTASRKKARLTAKVKTYVEARG